From the Simplicispira suum genome, the window GCTCTGCGCCACGGGCGCAAAAGAGCGCCGATGGTGAATGCATGCGCCATGCACGTGCAAGGCAGCCATGTGTGCGGCCGTACCGTAGCCCTTGTGTCCGGCAAAACCGTACTGCGGAAATGCATCGTGCACCTGCACACACCAACGATCCCGGTGCACCTTGGCCAGAATGGATGCAGCCGAAATGGCTTGTACCAACGTGTCGCCCTTGACGATGGCCTCGGCCGGCATATCGAGCAGCGGCAGGCGGTTGCCATCGACCAGCACCATGGCCGGTTTGAGCCGCAAACCCATCACGGCCCGGCGCATGGCCAGCAGCGTGGCCTGCAGGATGTTGAGCCGGTCGATTTCTTCCACGCTGGCCTCGGCAATGCTGCAGCACAGCGCCTTGGCGCGAATTTCGTCGTAGAGCTTTTCCCGCCGGGACGGCGTCAGCTTCTTGGAATCAG encodes:
- the rnhB gene encoding ribonuclease HII; the protein is MQSRKSLPPRPEQSCLPWHPRGLVAGVDEAGRGPLAGPVVAAAVILDDLHPIAGLADSKKLTPSRREKLYDEIRAKALCCSIAEASVEEIDRLNILQATLLAMRRAVMGLRLKPAMVLVDGNRLPLLDMPAEAIVKGDTLVQAISAASILAKVHRDRWCVQVHDAFPQYGFAGHKGYGTAAHMAALHVHGACIHHRRSFAPVAQSLREEVCR